In a single window of the Oryctolagus cuniculus chromosome 2, mOryCun1.1, whole genome shotgun sequence genome:
- the LOC138848528 gene encoding zinc finger protein 624-like — translation MDPTQRNLHKDVMLENYRNLVSLGLAVFIPDMKSHLENGKVPWAVLREISRGPYPDLETKLTTRNAVLTEDTSEDLSQEAIVEKLTESGLWDSRMGRLWTWNDRILRLQNSLESHLSQKIVTQKKMPTGQRGFRFGSVLFPEPKVVTEEPHRKFQTQEEGFTKNLDLITDTHLGKVIGKDPEDIKSIRQTSELNLREKSLKKKNPMNVAHVKKPFAIGHSTSENTPKEKPYECSEYRKVFSQLSYFIIKNSHWRKTL, via the exons ATGGACCCTACACAGAGGAACCTGCACAAGGATGTGATGCTAGAGAATTACAGGAATCTTGTCTCCCTGG gGCTTGCAGTTTTCATACCAGATATGAAATCTCATTTGGAGAATGGAAAAGTACCCTGGGCAGTGCTGAGAGAAATTTCAAGAGGCCCCTATCCAG ACTTGGAAACTAAACTTACAACCAGGAATGCTGTACTAACAGAGGATACTTCTGAAGATTTATCACAGGAAGCCATAGTAGAGAAACTCACAGAAAGTGGCCTATGGGATTCCAGAATGGGAAGATTATGGACATGGAATGACAGGATTTTGAGATTGCAAAATAGTCTGGAGAGTCACTTGAGTCAAAAGATTGTTACACAAAAGAAAATGCCCACTGGTCAAAGAGGCTTTAGATTTGGATCTGTTCTTTTTCCAGAACCAAAAGTTGTCACGGAAGAGCCCCACAGAAAATTCCAAACACAAGAGGAAGGGTTCACAAAAAATTTGGATTTGATTACAGATACCCACTTGGGGAAGGTAATTGGCAAGGATCCAGAAGACATCAAATCCATAAGGCAGACTTCAGAACTCAATTTGAgggagaaatcattaaaaaagaaaaaccctatgAATGTGGCACATGTGAAAAAGCCTTTTGCTATAGGTCATTCAACATCAGAGAACACACCCAaagaaaaaccttatgaatgtagtgAATATAGGAAAGTATTCAGCCAGCTCtcatattttatcataaaaaattCACACTGGAGAAAAACTCTATAA